gacatggtgtgatctttttgtgtctgtaaaattaattgtTTTTATaatcatattgaagtaaacttggagtcacgtgatgacatggtgtgtggtcctcccactacgacttgggaaagcatgcagtttatacagattaaataagttctgatgaacttcacagggtggtgaaagtgcatagTGATCTTGATGCACCTTTCCAATAAATAATGAGGGtctgattctggtgacatgatgatcaatgcttgactgctgtttgaTAAATACACctattctcgctcttatccataataatctcattatgtagactagcctacctgcacaGCCTTCCTGCACTGTATCTACATGCTGTAGCTAGAGCGCAAGTGTGAAGACCAGAGAaagcacatttgctatttaacgcaacagcTTTTGTGACGAAAAtattggtagagttgaaaatgcaatggaaacccattcaactttatatttttattcagtacattaaaacaaaaaaaagaaacattttatgtgcactacggcatcaagcactgatatttatctgcaacaagtccgtttttggtggaaacaccactggtgggaaaatgcgcatatttgctttatgcagattttacaatattcacatgaaaatctgtctccAATTCAATGGAAACCTTGCTAATGAGGCTTGTACACAATATCTGCATGTTTCTTTGTTTATTCATTAGGATCTTTTTCAGGCTAGTTTCCCAAGACTCCTTTCATGCACCACATAAGGCAAATCCTTGCAATAAAAAGAGTCCCTTGTAAACTTCCTTACTTTTATGTTTTCCAGGACAAGGTCTGTTCATTTTGATGACGTGTACTTCTACAAGTAACTCCATTTGTCATGTTCAAAATGGATATTATTGTACCAGCTCCTCAGCTGGCAACGAGTGCACCTTTGCACTAAGACATACACTTTGCTCACCTGGACAGAGAGTTAAAGTAccgggtatgtgtgtgtgtatatatagtatgaAGTAAAGTTAATAAAATACCCTTATTTTTCATAACTGTTATTGTCAATAGGAATTACTCACAGCATATTACATGTTAATCTATGTTATTCCTGTGCAGGAACAAAAACAACAGATACCATGTGTGAAGAGTGTCAGCATGGTTCTTACTCACAACATGGTGTGAACTGCACTGCTTGGACTGAGTAGGTTTTGGCTGGTTTCATTCCTATTTGTTAGAGACATTGACAATGGCTGGTTTCATCTGGATGACTATGCAAAAATATGGGGTtttaagccttgttcacactgcaggccttaatgcttaaatcagttttgtttttcaaatctgttttggaatactgactgtccaaactaagttacaagtgaccaaatcggatgtgtgtgtgttcagacatgGCTAGCTAGTTGTCATCGTAATGACGGGTGTATGCACACTGCGCAGTGGTGCAGTCTGATTGGTGGTGCTCCTGCTTCCcatcactcagaagttatgtaaCAACCTAAGGTGACAACAATGCGTCACCATGGGcgtttcccagttgctttgaatattcaaaatcatagtgtaaaaacaCTTAAAGCCTCAAAGGACAAGATGATCAAACTTTCAAAATTAGTCCTTTTTGGTTagtcacagcagtcaactagctaggtagctgtttaaCTTTCTAGaacatttgtttgtaaacaattaactATTTAGCTACCACATATTCatgtcaaactgtcaacagagtatcTAAGCAACAAAATATGTCAAATAAGTCTAAAAACTACTTGAGGGCATTAACTCATATTTGACCATTCAGACATGTCGCATGGACAGAAATCAGATTTGGATCTGACTTCAAACCACCTACAATCAAGCCGATTGTGGCTTGAAATATCCAATTCCATGTGCTTTCTGGTTGTTCAGACTGCATaataaccaacaacaacaaaaagattcGGATATGCAAAAAATTAGATTTGAGTCAtttcaaactgccaatgtgaacaaggctttataaTTAATAACAATTATTTATTGCTCCATTTACTTCAAGAATACATTAGATTGACTTGTCAATACTGGTTCAgttggctcaattggtagagcatggcgcttgcaacgccagggttgtgggttcgattcccatggaggaacagtatgaaaaatgtatgaactcactactgtaagtcactctggataagagtgtctgataaatgacgtaaatgtaatgtattagGGAAAACAGTGCATTCAACAATTGTTATGAGGATGATCAATAATACCATTGTTACCCCATCATTTAAATCACTGAGTTTTACATGCCCAAATTAAGGAATAGTGACACATTTTTATTTGAGAAACATTTGTAATGTATAGTATTGAAATGAAATACCTCTAGCCTTTACACTCACCGATATTATCGTTTGGCCTTCGTAGatttgtctgtaatttttatatatatacacatttgaaACAATGTTTGATGATCGCTAATATGATAATGGTTCAACTGCCTTAAACAACTTTTATTTGTTCACCTTTTTAGTTGTGAATCCATTGGACAATACAAGATTGAAGATGGAAGTCAAACAAGAGATGTTGTCTGCAGAAAATCACTAAGGAATAGAGTCATTGTCTTAGTTCCATCTTCAGTTTTCCTTTTTGTAgtcattatttttgttttgtctgtaactaaaggttagtcTTTCATTATTTATTACCATGTTCGGTTCCTTCTGCATTTCTGTGTACTAGAATAATTAAGTTAATGAGTGGGTTTTGCTTCGCTCCTAACAAACGGATAACTTTTGATTTGTTTTCAGGTAAAGAAACTAAAGATTAGTTTAACATGTTCTACCCTTCTCCCCACATTCTGTACATTACTGGCCCTCTCACACTTTTCTAACATAATTTATTACTTACAGATCTCTAGGCTATTAACTGTGCATTACTTTGTTAACCCAATTCCTTTTGCTATGTTTTCAGAAAATCAACCATCTCCTAAGGTAAATTTCTATATATTTGAGTTCCTTTCAAATGTAGGCTATTCTTTAATCTTAGATTTGACTTATGAACCATGTACAGCACTGTAGCAAATGTAGGTTTATTTGGTGGAATATCATTTAattatagtagtactgtagtagttttCCATATTATGCA
The window above is part of the Salmo salar chromosome ssa15, Ssal_v3.1, whole genome shotgun sequence genome. Proteins encoded here:
- the tnr14 gene encoding tumor necrosis factor receptor superfamily member 14 isoform X4, translating into MSISRVWLLYCAVLLQLDMIIPASGNKCGPAEYKSNTGQCCPMCGKGLVVRKDCTLESSTSCIPCTGQTYMNAANGLAKCFPCSPCDPGQGLFILMTCTSTSNSICHVQNGYYCTSSSAGNECTFALRHTLCSPGQRVKVPGTKTTDTMCEECQHGSYSQHGVNCTAWTDCESIGQYKIEDGSQTRDVVCRKSLRNRVIVLVPSSVFLFVVIIFVLSVTKENQPSPKLPVEETGFQTFTSGGRRAS
- the tnr14 gene encoding tumor necrosis factor receptor superfamily member 14 isoform X1, which gives rise to MSISRVWLLYCAVLLQLDMIIPASGNKCGPAEYKSNTGQCCPMCGKGLVVRKDCTLESSTSCIPCTGQTYMNAANGLAKCFPCSPCDPGIMRDPNIFGAHNISGQGLFILMTCTSTSNSICHVQNGYYCTSSSAGNECTFALRHTLCSPGQRVKVPGTKTTDTMCEECQHGSYSQHGVNCTAWTDCESIGQYKIEDGSQTRDVVCRKSLRNRVIVLVPSSVFLFVVIIFVLSVTKENQPSPKLPVEETGFQTFTSGGRRAS
- the tnr14 gene encoding tumor necrosis factor receptor superfamily member 14 isoform X2, with protein sequence MPVSFRSSFRDMIIPASGNKCGPAEYKSNTGQCCPMCGKGLVVRKDCTLESSTSCIPCTGQTYMNAANGLAKCFPCSPCDPGIMRDPNIFGAHNISGQGLFILMTCTSTSNSICHVQNGYYCTSSSAGNECTFALRHTLCSPGQRVKVPGTKTTDTMCEECQHGSYSQHGVNCTAWTDCESIGQYKIEDGSQTRDVVCRKSLRNRVIVLVPSSVFLFVVIIFVLSVTKENQPSPKLPVEETGFQTFTSGGRRAS
- the tnr14 gene encoding tumor necrosis factor receptor superfamily member 14 isoform X3; amino-acid sequence: MSISRVWLLYCAVLLQLDMIIPASGNKCGPAEYKSNTGQCCPMCGKGLVVRKDCTLESSTSCIPCTGQTYMNAANGLAKCFPCSPCDPGIMRDPNIFGAHNISGQGLFILMTCTSTSNSICHVQNGYYCTSSSAGNECTFALRHTLCSPGQRVKVPGTKTTDTMCEECQHGSYSQHGVNCTAWTDCESIGQYKIEDGSQTRDVVCRKSLRNRVIVLVPSSVFLFVVIIFVLSVTKENQPSPKSGGRRAS
- the tnr14 gene encoding Tumor necrosis factor receptor superfamily member 14; this translates as MPVSFRSSFRDMIIPASGNKCGPAEYKSNTGQCCPMCGKGLVVRKDCTLESSTSCIPCTGQTYMNAANGLAKCFPCSPCDPGQGLFILMTCTSTSNSICHVQNGYYCTSSSAGNECTFALRHTLCSPGQRVKVPGTKTTDTMCEECQHGSYSQHGVNCTAWTDCESIGQYKIEDGSQTRDVVCRKSLRNRVIVLVPSSVFLFVVIIFVLSVTKENQPSPKLPVEETGFQTFTSGGRRAS